CGGAACTGGAAAAGGAGAGGATGAAATTTGCTAAAGAGATGGAGTTGCAGAGAATGCAGTTCTTGAAAACTCAATTGGAGATAACACAGAACAatcaagaagaggaagagaggagCAGGCAGCGAGGAGAAAGGAGGAtcgttgatgatgatgatgatcgcAATGGCAAGAATAACGGCAATGTAAGTAGCTGACAATTGAACACACAAATGTTCCTATGATATTTGCTATGATAAGctggattttaggttttgatgttgttgttgttgttattgttactGCCTTGTGGGATGTGTAAATGTAGAGAAGTTATGACTCTGATTATCAtcatgttgttgttattgttatcCATCTTCTTGTCTTAAACATGGGCAAATTAAAAAGCTTTGAACTTGAATAGCTTGTTGAAAACCTCTGTGATTCTTAAGTAGAGTTCTGAACTAGTAGTTTGTGATTCTAAGTTAAGACACAGCTTATAGAATATTCACCAATGAGATTAGAGACTAATGATTGGATTAGTCAGCATATTTATCCTTAAATTAAAATCTCCTTAATTAAGCCAAAGCTTATAATTAACCTCactaaaaatattcaatgcttctctcttctctttcatccTTACCTCTCTACTACCTCTATAAAACCATTTCCAttgcaaaggaaaaaaaaagaagatagagacagtaaaataaaaacccgaaataatttgaaaaaatattgttatatatttttggataaatttttgttgatcGGATGGGGTTCCTACACAAGCTGTGGGATGAAACGGTGGCCGGACCGACGCCGGACAATGGTCTCGGGAAATTGAGAAAGCACGATTCATTATCCACCGTCCgatcttctcctccttctctcTCAAGCGACCAAGTCACCAGAAGCATCATGGTTACCAAGGGGAATAACAATGTTCGTGGTCTCCGTAAATTGAAAATGGATCCGGATTCTCCAACCTGTTCAAGCAGCAACCCTGGGACACCTTTAACCCGTATATATTTCTCATCTTCCCtttaaactaaattaacaataacaaaattaagacTCACATTTGGGTCAAACACATTTTTATGCAGCTGGGACACCATGCTATGCTTTGGGACCATTCACTGCCGGCAAAATCCCTTCCTCTGGCGAAGACGATGCAGCAAGTCTAACTACTTATGAATGGTTATCATCTCTATCACTTCATTTCCTAAtcaattctcttttttgttgttgtgggCAAACTCTTTATGTGTGTACTTATGATATGCTTTGTGTACGTATGCAGGATTGTGATAAACGCGTTGGACCGTTGAACAAGCCGAGAGAGAAAAATCTTACGGGGTTTTTgtgtaaatataaataacCTATGCAtgtaattatgtaaatatttactGATAAGGTCAGTATTAAATGTAATGTCTCTTGAATCAATGTACCCTATTACAGGGtcttgaaaatattatttgaaccCTGCCAATTTCCTCTAATCGTTTAAATGTTGAAGCCTATATCAAGATTCTCTACTACATCCTATGAACGACAAaggcaaataaaaaaaccttaattatATACTTTGCTGCATGGCAAAGGACACTCGTGGACAGAACACTTGATGCTTAGTTAAACTGGATTTCCGACAAAATAAAGTACTAACATGAGAAATGAAActataaaacttttataaaagaCAAATTACTTTGTTTCAAACCTATCATTACAGAACCACAAACAACATTAACCCCAGAAAACCAAATCCCCTTTTATTTGATGTTGTCTTATTGCTTGGCTTACAATCCAAGTAAGACCTATAGGTTACAAACTGAGCATAAAGCTCTgcatacataaataaaaccaacGGCTTTAAATGAAAGAGACACATACATAAAGACTCTTGAACAAGGAAGGTCTAGAAAAAGCAAGaaagttataaaattaagaagaagaaaaagaaagaaacagaaaaaggtATCTCAGAGCCAGTGAAGAGGGTTTATTACTGATAGTACATGAGCTGCTGATGGGCCGCAGCTACATTCTGATAGCCACCATCATACATAGCTGCAGTTCCTCCAGCAACATTGACTCCAAGACCTGCTTGCCTCAGAGAATGTTGAGCCTGAGGATGCATCTTGGCTAGAGCCAGTTGCCTCTCGTAGGCTAAGAGGTCCATTGCAGACAGAGAAGGGACTGATGCCGGGGCTGGTGGGGGAAGTGGGTTTGAGGCTGTGCCTGATGGAGTTGGTTTGTTTCCCCAGGAACACTGCAATAAATCACAGAAACAAGGAAATGGGTTTAGGGGAATACTGGTAAAAACCAATTACAAGCAGACTTTGGTTGTCTACGTAGATGCAACAACAGATAGATCTATGTAACATTAACTGAAGCAAATACCCTTATCTGTCTGCTAAAGAGGAAAGGCTGAGCGTTGCCCATCTGAATAGCAAGAGCAGCCTCGTCATGAGTGTTATATCtcacaaaaccaaaccctTTGTCTCGCTGGACACGGACCTCTTCGATCACTCCAGCACCAAGGGTATAGAATAGACGGTGTAGATCAAGCTGAGTTACCTGCAAGATTGACAACTGTCACGAGgcgccaaaaagaaaaaccccAGGAGCTGTTGCAGTGTTTATAAAGAACAATTCGT
This sequence is a window from Arabidopsis thaliana chromosome 1 sequence. Protein-coding genes within it:
- a CDS encoding Dormancy/auxin associated family protein (Dormancy/auxin associated family protein; CONTAINS InterPro DOMAIN/s: Dormancyauxin associated (InterPro:IPR008406); BEST Arabidopsis thaliana protein match is: Dormancy/auxin associated family protein (TAIR:AT1G56220.3); Has 172 Blast hits to 172 proteins in 35 species: Archae - 0; Bacteria - 0; Metazoa - 0; Fungi - 0; Plants - 171; Viruses - 0; Other Eukaryotes - 1 (source: NCBI BLink).), which gives rise to MGFLHKLWDETVAGPTPDNGLGKLRKHDSLSTVRSSPPSLSSDQVTRSIMVTKGNNNVRGLRKLKMDPDSPTCSSSNPGTPLTPGTPCYALGPFTAGKIPSSGEDDAASLTTYEWIVINALDR